Proteins from one Halovivax limisalsi genomic window:
- a CDS encoding 50S ribosomal protein L39e — MGKKSKGKKKRLAKLENQNSRVPAWVMLKTDMDTQRNPKRRNWRRHDTDE; from the coding sequence ATGGGTAAGAAGTCCAAGGGCAAGAAGAAGCGCCTGGCGAAACTCGAGAACCAGAACAGTCGCGTCCCGGCGTGGGTCATGCTCAAGACCGACATGGACACGCAGCGAAACCCCAAGCGACGCAACTGGCGGCGCCACGACACCGACGAATAA
- a CDS encoding 50S ribosomal protein L31e, with the protein MSASDFEERVVTVPLREVKAAPNHKAADRAMKIVREHLAKHFAVETDVVRLDPSINEAIWADGRANPPRKLRVRAARFDEEGEPVVEAEFAE; encoded by the coding sequence ATGAGCGCGAGTGATTTCGAGGAGCGCGTCGTCACCGTCCCGCTCCGCGAGGTGAAGGCCGCACCGAACCACAAGGCCGCCGACCGGGCGATGAAGATCGTCCGCGAGCACCTGGCGAAGCATTTCGCCGTCGAGACCGACGTCGTCCGCCTCGATCCCTCGATCAACGAGGCGATCTGGGCCGACGGCCGGGCGAACCCGCCGCGGAAGCTGCGGGTTCGGGCCGCACGCTTCGACGAAGAGGGCGAACCGGTTGTCGAAGCCGAGTTCGCCGAGTAA